In one window of Nicotiana tabacum cultivar K326 chromosome 12, ASM71507v2, whole genome shotgun sequence DNA:
- the LOC107784347 gene encoding 14-3-3-like protein (The RefSeq protein has 2 substitutions, 2 frameshifts compared to this genomic sequence), whose protein sequence is MDKEREKQVYLARLAEQAERYDEMVEAMKTVAKMDVELTVEERNLVSVGYKNVIGARRASWRILSSIEQKEESKGHDQNVKRIKTYQQRVEDELTKYALTLSVIDEHVVPSSTSGESTVFYYKMKGDYYRYLAEFKSGDDRKEAADQSLKAYEAATATASADLAPTHPIRLGLALNFSVFYYEILNSPERACHLAKQAFDEAIAELDSLSEESYKDSTLIMQLLRDNFTLWTSDLEEGGEHSKGDERQGEN, encoded by the exons ATGGACAAGGAAAGAGAGAAACAGGTTTACTTGGCTAGGCTGGCTGAACAAGCTGAGAGATATGATG AAATGGTAGAAGCAATGAAGACGGTTGCTAAGATGGATGTCGAACTGACTGTTGAGGAGAGGAATTTGGTGTCAGTTGGGTATAAGAATGTTATTGGAGCAAGAAGGGCTTCATGGCGGATATTGTCTTCAATTGAACAAAAGGAGGAGAGTAAGGGTCATGACCAGAATGTTAAGAGAATAAAGACTTACCAACAGAGGGTTGAAGATGAgcttacaaaa tatgcattgacATT GTCCGTGATAGATGAGCACGTTGTTCCTTCGTCCACTACTGGAGAATCTACTGTCTTCTACTATAAGAT GAAGGGAGACTACTATCGCTATTTAGCAGAGTTCAAATCAGGGGATGATCGTAAAGAGGCAGCTGATCAGTCACTTAAAGCTTATGAG GCTGCTACTGCCACAGCTAGCGCAGATCTTGCTCCTACTCACCCAATTAGACTTGGACTTGCATTGAACTTCTCAGTCTTCTACTATGAGATTCTAAATTCACCTGAGAG GGCATGTCACTTGGCCAAGCAAGCATTTGACGAAGCTATTGCCGAGCTTGATAGCCTTAGTGAAGAATCCTACAAGGACAGTACCCTTATCATGCAGCTCCTAAGGGATAATCTCACTTTGTGGACCTCAGACCTTGAAGAGGGAG GTGAACATTCTAAGGGTGATGAGCGTCAAGGGGAG